Below is a genomic region from Tepidiforma bonchosmolovskayae.
GTGGCGCTGCCGAGGCGGGCTTCGGTGGAGGCGATGCGGAAATCGCAGGCGAGGGCGAGGGAGAGGCCGGACTGGATGGCGACGCCGTTGATGGCGGCGATGGTGAGCTTGTCGAGATTGCGGATGGCGGTATTGAGGGACTGGGAGAGGACGCGGAGGCCGTTGTAGGTGCCGATCTCCTCGCGGTGGCCGGGGAAGATATCGGGGACGAGGGCGGGCCCCTCGGGCAGGGGCCGGCCGGTGATATCGTCGCCGGCACAGAAGGCGCGGCCGCTGCCGGTGAAGAGGAGGACGCGGACGCGGTCATCCATCTGGGCCTGCGTGATGGCTTCGATGAGGTCGCGTTTGATCGGCTGGGCGAGGCCGTTGAGGCGTTCGGGCTGGTTGAAGGTGATAACGGCGATGCCGGGCGGTTCGAGCCGGATATCGAAACCGCGGAAGGAGCCGGTGGGGAACATGGGTGCCTCGGAAGCGGGAGTGTGCGGAAGGAGTGTACAGGCCGGCGGGCGGGCCTGTGCTTGTCCGTTGGGGGTGATGCGGATAGGGTATGGAAGACAGTCGAAGAGCCTGAGACCGCAGGTCCCAATGCGACGCGTCCCGGCCGGGGCGCGGGGAGAATGCCGAGAGGCGCCTGCCGAGGCGGAGATGCGATGCGCATGCCGGCGCGACGGTGCCAGCATGTGCGTGGGGCGTCCCTGCCGCGGCGGCAGGGATTTTTTCGTTTCTGCGGGATCGGGCGCAGCCATGTGCGGGGGAGACCCCGCCGCCAGACAGGAAGGAGGTCGGTATGCCGACTCCACGGAAGGTCGCGATGCTCGCCGAGGTGAAGGACCGCATGGCGCGGGCCTCGGTTGCGGTGAGCGCCGACTATCGTGGGCTGACGGTCGCGCAGATCACGGAGTTGCGCCGGGCGCTCCGCCCGACGGGCGCAGAAGTGAAGGTCGTGAAGAACACGCTTGCGGCGATGGCGGCGAAGGAAGCCGGCCGGGCCGAGATGGCGGAGATCGTGAAGGGGCCGACGGCGATTGTCTTCGGCTTCGAGGACCCGATCGGGCCGGTGAAGGCGTTCACGGAGCACCTGCGCAGCAAGCGGCTGAACATCGAGGTGCACGGCGGCTGGCTGGAAGGCCGGGTGCTGAGCCGGGCCGAGGTGGAGAGCCTCGCGACGATGCCGCCGAAGGAGCAGCTCATTGCGGACGTGGTGAGCAAGCTGCAGTCGCCGCTCTACCAGTTCTCGGGGCTGCTGCAGTCGACGATTCGGAACTTCGCCGGGCTGATCGATGCCCGGGCCAAGCAGCTGGAATCGGCCTAGGGCCGCCAGCAATCCTGTACACGGATACCAAAGGAGAAACAGATGGCTTCGAAAGTCGAAGAAGTGCTGGAAATCATCAAGGGGATGACGATCCTCGAGCTGCGCGACCTGAACAAGGCGATCGAGGAGGAGTTCGGCATCACCGCGGCGGCGCCGATGGTGGTTGCGGCTGGCGCGGCGCCGGCGGCTGGTGCGGCCCCGGCGGCTGCGGCCGAGGAGGAGAAGACGGAGTTCAACGTCATCCTCAAGAGCTTCGGCGACAACAAGATCAACGTGATCAAGGCGATCCGCGAAGTGATCAGCGGCCTCGGCCTGAAGGAGGCGAAGGACCTCGTGGAGGCGGCGCCGACGAAGGTGAAGGAAGGCATCGGCAAGGAAGAGGCGGAGACGATCAAGAAGAAGCTGACCGAAGCCGGCGCGGTCGTCGAAATCGAGTAGCGGCCCCGGCAGGGGGAGAACGCAGCGGGCCCGGCAGATGCCGGGCCCGTTTCTCGTGCTGTGCGGCTGGCGCCGCGCCGGTTCAGATCGGGTGGTCGAAGGCCTCGGCCTGGTAGTGGATATCGCGGACGGCGTTGGAGAGGTGGAGCGCTTCCTGCGCATCGAAGCCGAGGTAGACGAGGGTCTGGCGCATGATTTCGAGGCCGCCTTCGTACTCGGGGACGATGACCTCGTTGGCGCCGAGTTCGCAGAGTGGGCGGATTTCGCCGCCCGTGCGGGCGCGGACGAGGATCGGGACGGCGGGGTTGAGGGCGCGGGCTGCGGCGGTCGCGACGAAGGCTGAGCTTTCTTCAGGGACGGTGATGACGACGGCGCGGGCGTGTTCGATGCCGGTCCGTTCGAGGACTTCGCGGGTGCCGGCATCGCCCCAGATGGTGGGGATGCCGGCGGCGTTGAGGGTTCGGGCACGCTCCAGGTTGATTTCGACGACGGCGAAGGGGATGCCGAGCTGGCTGAGGGCGTGGCCGGTGAGTTCGCCGACGCGGCCATAGCCGACGATGACGACGTGGCCGGAGCGCGGGAGCCGGGGCTCGGGGATTTCGCCCTGGCGGTCGACGAAGCGCCAGATGGGGCCGAGGCGGCGGAGGACGGCTTCGATGGGGTCGAGGGTGCGGAAGGCGAGCGGGTTGACGACGATGGAGATGGCTGCGACGGCGAGGATGATGGCGTAGGTCTCCTCGGTCATGAGGCCCTCGCGCATGCCTTCGGACCCGACGATAAAGGTGAACTCGCCGAGCTGGGCGAGGCCGGCGCCGACGACCAGCGCGGTCCGGCCGGAGAAGGGGAAGATGGCAGCGGTGACGAAGGCGATAGCGGCGTTGACGAAGAGGACGGAGAGGAGGATGGCGAGGAAGAGGGGTTTATTGGCGCGGACGACATCGGGGTCGAGGAGGATGCCGACGGAGACGAAGAAGAGGACGGCGAAGGCATCGCGGAGGGGGACGACGTCGGCAGCGACCTGGTGGGAGGTTTCGGTTTCGGAGACGGCGACGCCGGCGATGAAGGCGCCCAGGGCGATCGAAAGGCCAAAGGCGGCGGCGCTGGCGGCGATGCCGAGGGCAGCGGCGACGAAGGCGAGGACGAACAGTTCGCGGGAGCCGGTGCGCGCGACGACAGAGAGGAGCAGCGGCAGGAGGCGAGCGCCGACCACGAGCATGATGACGACGAAGAGCGCGGCACGGCCGAGCGCGAGGGCGAGGTCCTGCCAGAAGGCGCCGTTCTCCCCGGGCTGGAGGGTGGGAAGGACCGCGAGGATGATGACGGTGATGATGTCCTGGGCGATGAGCCAGCCGATGACGACGCGGGCATGGATGGTGCCCATGAGGCCCCGGTCTTCGAGGGTGCGGATGAGGATGACGGTGGAGGCGATGCTGATGGCGAGGCCGAGGACGAGGGCTTCGCGCCAGGGGAGGCCGAAGGCGAGGCCGATCCCGGTTCCGACGGCGGTGGCGGCGAAGACCTGGATGATTGCGCCGGGGATTGCGATGGTGCGGACCGAGAGGAGGTCGCTGAGGTTGAAGTGGAGGCCGACGCCGAACATGAGGAAGATGACGCCGATGTTGGCGAGCTGCTGGATGGCGGCGGAATCGGCGCTGTAGCCGGGTGTGGCGGGGGAGATGACGAGGCCGGCCGCGAGGTAGCCGACGATGGGGGAGAGGCGGAGGAGGCGCGCGGCGAAGCCGCCCACGGCGGCCAGGCCGAGGGCGATGGCGATGGACGTGATGAGCGAAAAGTCGTCCACGTGGGGATGCGTAGCCTAGCAGGCCGGGGCCTGCCCGGCGCGCCCGGGCGGGGCGGGAAGTCAGGACTGGCCGGGGACGAGGACGACCTTGCAGTCGCGGGGGTCGGCGAGGGCGTCGAAGGCGGCGGGGAGCTCGTCGAGGGTGACGGTCCGGGTGATCATCGGGGCGGTATCGATGGCGCCGCTGCCGAGCGCCTGGAGCGCTTCGGCGTACTCGGCGGGGGTGTAGCCGAGGACGAACTTGAGGGTGAGCTGCTTGTTGATGCCGACGAGGGGCAGGATGCGGTCTTCCTGCATGCAGACGCCGACGACGATGACGCGGCCCATGCGGTCGACGAGGTCCATGGCCTGCTGGAGGGTGCCCTGGACGCCGATGCACTCGAAGGCGACGGGCGGCGCCGGGCGGCCGGTGGCGGCCTGGATCGCCTCGAGGGCCGGGGTTTCGCGGGGGTCGATGACGAGGTCGGCGCCGAGGCGGCCGGCGAGGGCGCGGCGCTCGGGGGAGAGCTCGGAGACGGCGACGTGCTGGACGCCTTCGTGCTTGAGCCAGAGGAGGGTCATCAGGCCGATTGGGCCGGCGCCCATGACGAGGGCCGTTTCGCCGGGCTGCATGCGGGCCTCGCGGACGGCGTGGAGGCCGACGGCGCACGGTTCGGTCGTTGCGGCGACGGTGTCGGGCAGGGTATCGGGCACCCGGAGCAGGAGCGGCGCGCTCATGAGCACGTATTCGCCGTAGGCGCCGGGGTACTTCGCGCTGTAGCCAATGGCGGACATGCCGGTGGGGGAGGCAGGGTCGAGGAGGACGGGGATGGAGGTCACGCGGGTGCCCGGCGCCCAGGCTTCGGCGCCGGGGCCGGCTTCGACGACCTCGGCGACGAACTCATGGCCCATGACGATGCCGGCGCCCTCGGCTGCTGCGTCCCACTGGGCGGAGCCGGAGCGGCGGGCAGCTTCGATCATGTCGTCGAGGTACTTCGCGGCGTGGAGGTCGGAACCGCAGATACCGCAGGCGCGGACGCGTGCGAGCACCTGGCCGGGCCCGGGACGGGGGACGTCGACGGTTTCGATGGCGAGCTGCCTGCCGCGGAGCACCATGGCGCGCATGGGATGGTTTGCCTCGTGCGAAGTTTCGCGGGCGGGAATGTACCACAGGCCGCCGGGAGTTTGCCCGGGGCCGGTGCCGTCGGGGACACTCTTTGCGTGGCGAAGGAGCCAGGTTCGCGACGGATCGTGCTGGCGACGAACAACCCGGGGAAGGTGCGGGAGTTCCGGCGGCTGCTGGAGCCGGCCGGGTGGGCGGTGCTGACGCCGCGGGAGCTCGGGGTGGAGTTCACGGTGGAGGAGGACGGGACGAGCTACGCCGAGAACGCGGCGAAGAAGGCCCAGGCGTGCGCCGATGCGACGGGGATGCTGGCGCTGGCGGACGACTCGGGCATCGAGGTGGACGCGCTCGGGGGCGGACCGGGCATATACTCGGCGCGGTTCGGCGGGCCGGGGCTGGACGATGCGGGCAGGACGCGGCTGCTGCTCGAGCGGCTGGCGGGCGTGCCGGAGGGGCAGCGGACGGCGCGCTACCGGGCGGTGGTGGCGCTGGCGTGGCCGCGGTCGGCGGGCAGGCCGCCGGTCACGTTCGAGGGGGTGGAGGAGGGCCGGATCGGCCTCGAGCCGCGGGGCGAGCGAGGGTTTGGGTACGACCCGGTCTTCCTGGTGGAGGACGGGCGGACGCAGGCAGAGCTGACCGACGAGGAGAAGGACGCGATCAGCCACCGGGGCAAGGCCGTGCGGGCGGCCATCGCATGGCTGGAGGCGGAGGGCGAGGGGTGAGGCGGGGGGCAATGCTGGCAGCGCTGGCAGGGGCGGCTGCGGTGCTGGCGGCGTGCGGCACGGCGGATGCGAACTTCCCGGCGGAGACGGTCTGCCCCTCGCCGCAGGCGGTGCCGACCAGCCGGGCGACGCCGGGGGCGGTCTCGCCGCAGGCGTTCGTGGGGCGCGTCCGGGCGGGCGCAGCGGAGCTGCGCCGGGCGCGCGAGGAGCTGCGGGAGGTGTATCCGAATGACACCTTCTACCGGCGCGAGGCGTTCCGGCCGGATTTCGCGGCGTATGCCGACCGGACGCTCTGCCTCGCGCAGGAGCTGCGGGCGCTGCAGGCGCCGACCGAGCGGCTGGCGGCGTGGAAGGCGCGGGTCGACGGGGCGCTGGACGAGCTGATTGCGCACACGGCCGCGGGGCGGGAGGCGGTGCGGCGGCGGAACGTTTCGGCGTACCGGGAGTGGTACCGCGAAGCGGATGCACGGATCGATGCGGTGGAGACTGCAGCGGCGGCGGCGCCGTGAGTGCGCCGGCGGCAGGGCGCCGGCGGGCGTGCTACGCTCGGAGGCATGGAACGGGCGACGGCGCGGCCGCCGTGGCTAAAGGTCCGCTTCCCGGCCGGGGGCCGGTTCGGGGAGCTGCTGGCGCTGATGCGCGAGAGCGAACTGCACACGGTGTGCGAGGAGGCGCGCTGCCCGAACATCGGGGAGTGCTGGGGCCGGGGGACGGCGACGTTCATGATCCTCGGCGATACGTGCACCCGCTCCTGCGGGTTCTGCGCGGTGAAGACGGGCCGCCCGGGCACGCTCGACACGGACGAGCCGCGCAGGGTGGCGCTCGCCATCCAGCGGATGGGCCTGCGACACGCCGTCATCACGAGCGTGAACCGGGATGAGCTGCCGGACGGCGGCGCGCGGATGTTCGCGGAGACGATCCGGTGGGGGCGGCGGCTCTCGCCGGGCACGACGTTCGAGGTGCTGATCCCGGACTTCAAGGGGGACGAGGCGGCGCTCGCGACGGTGATGGCTGCGCGGCCCGAGATCCTGAACCACAACACGGAGACGGTGCCGCGGCTGTACCGCACGGTGCGGCCGCAGGCGGTCTACGAGCGGTCGCTGCGGGTGCTGCGGCGGGCGAAGGAGCTCGACCCGGGCGCGCTGACGAAGAGCGGGCTGATGGTCGGGCTGGGGGAAACCCGGGAGGAGCTGCTGGCGGTCTTCCGGGACCTCGCAGCGAACGGGGTGGACATCCTGACGGTCGGGCAGTACCTGCAGCCGACGCCGGCCCACCTGCCGATCGTGCGGTACTACGAGCCGCGGGAGTTCGAGGAGCTGAAGGCGGAGGCGCTGGCGATGGGATTCCGGCACGTGGAGGCGGGGCCGCTGGTGCGGAGCTCATACCACGCGGAAGAGCAGGCTGTGGCGGCGCGTGACGCTGGCGCGGATGCCGGTATGATTCCGCTGACAGTGCGGCGGGCGGACGCGCCGGCGTAACGGCCGCTTCGCCCCCGGGCATGCAGTGCGGGGGGTTTGATGACCGAGGAGTGGCCGCCGGAGCCGGATGCCGAGACGCTTCGCCGGGAGACGATGGGCGCGTTCGCGCATGAGATCCGGACCCCCTTGACGTCGATCCGGATGGTGATGGAGCTGGCGAAGCGGAGCGCCGACGCGGACGGCGGGTTGCGCCTCGACCGGGAGCTGGCGGAGATGCTGGCGGCCTCCGTGGACGACCTGCAGCAGCTGGCGGATGACCTGCAGGAGATGTCGCGGCTGGAGCGGGGGAAGCTGGCGCTGGCGCCGGGGCCGTGCGACCTGGCGGCGGCGGTGAGCGCGGCCGGGGAGCTGCTGGGCGGCTCGCCGGCAATCGAAGGCGAAGCGCCGCCGGCGGTGGAGGGGCCGTGGGATGCGGGGCGGCTGGTGCGGGCGCTGGCGGGGCTGGCGCGTTCAGCGAATCGGATGGGCGACGGGAGCGGCACGGTGCGGCTGACCTGCCGGGTGGAGCCGGGGCAGGCGGTGGTGGAGTTTGCGAGCGGCAGGCCGGGCGGCGAGGAGCGGCCGATCGCGGCGGACGCAGGATTTGCGTTTTTCCGGGCGCGACAGCTTGTCGTGGCCATGGGCGGCTCCGTACACTGCGAACGTCGCGACCGATTCGCCAGGGTAGCGGCAGTGCTGCCGCTGGGCGGGCCCGGAGGCCGTGGAGGTGGCTGAACCCGATGAAGATTCTGCTCGCGGAGGACGAGCGGACGATCTCTCGCCTGATTCGGCAGGTGCTGACGAATAACGGGCATGAGGTGACGTGGTGCGCCTCGGGGCGGGAGGCGGTGGAGCTGCTGGAGCGCGAGCGGTTCGACCTGGTGCTGCTGGACCTGCATCTTGCGGACGGCGACGGGATGCGGGTGGTCGCGGCGATCGAGGCGGCCTCGGAGCCGGGTCCGCCGGTGGTGCTGATGACGGGGGAAGGGGTGCTGGACGCGGACGACCCGCGTACGCGGCGGGTGGCGACCATCCTTCCGAAGCCGTTCGACCTGAACGAACTTGAGCGGGCGGTGAATTCGTTCGTGGCGTGATTGCCCGGCGAACGGGGAGCCGTGCTAGCATGGGACTGATGAAACTGGCCAGCCGGCCCAAGGTGAGAGCCACCCCGCGTACATCGCGCGGGGTTGCGATTTAGTGCCTTTCCCAACCCCCTGCCCTGATTGCCCCTGAGCGTTCCCGCCGAACCCCTGAGTTGGAGAAAGGATTCGTATGCCCACCGACCGCGTTCAGCTGTATGACACGACGCTCCGCGACGGTTCCCAGATGGAGGGAATCTCGCTGTCGGTCGAGGACAAGATCCGGATTACGAAGAAGCTCGACGAGCTGGGCTTCGAGTGGATCGAGGGCGGCTTCCCGGGTTCGAACCCGAAAGACGCGGAGTACTTCCGGCGGCTGCGGGACGTGAAGCTGCGGCACGCGAAGGTTAGCGCCTTCGGCGGGACGCGGAAGCCGAACACGACGTGCGAGACGGACGCGAACATCCAGAGCATGGTCGCGGCGGATACGCCGGGCGTGACGCTGGTGGGGAAGGCGAGCCTCTACCAGGTGACGGACATCCTGGAGACGACGCCGGAAGAGAACCTGGCGATGATTGCGGACACGGTCCGCTACTTCAAGCAGCTCGGGAAGACGGTGTTCTTCGATGCCGAGCACTTCTTCGACGGGTTCTACGGCGACCCGGACTATTCGCTCCAGTGCCTCGTGACGGCGGCGCGGGCAGGGGCGGATGCGCTGGTGCTGTGCGACACGAACGGGGGGATGACGACGCGGCGGATGCTGCAGGCGATCGAGGCGGTGCAGCAGCGGGTGAAGGACGTGCGGCTGGGCATCCACCTGCACAACGACGCGGGGCTGGCGGTGGCGAACTCGCTGCACGCGGTCGAGGCGGGGGTCTGGCAGGTGCAGGGGTGCGTGAACGGCTACGGGGAGCGGTGCGGGAACGCGGACATCCTGACGGTGGCGGCGGACCTGAAACTGAAGTACGGCATCGACGTGCTGGACGACGAGCAGCTGGCGCGGCTGACGGAGGTGGCGAATTACGTGGCCGAGCTGGCGAACATGGCGCTCAACCCGCAGACGCCGTACGTGGGGGCCTCGGCGTTCGCGCACAAGGCGGGCTACCACGTGGCGGGCATCATCAAGGACGAGCGGGCGTACCAGCACGTGGACCCGGCGCTGGTGGGGAACCGGTCGCGGGTGCTGGTCTCGGAGCTTTCGGGCCAGCGGAACCTGCTGATGAAGCTGAAGGAGGTCGGGCTCGACTTCCTGTCGCAGGACGAGATCAAGCAGCTGCTCGAACTGGTGAAGGAGCGTGAGGCGCAGGGCTACCAGTACGAGGGGGCGGAGGCGAGCTTCGAGATGCTGGTGCGGCGGAGTCTGCCGGGCTACCGCGCGCCGTTCGAACTCGAGGACTTCGTGATTGTGGAGCGGCGGCGGGTGCGGAAGGGCGACGGCGCGAACGAGATGCTCGCCGAGGCGATGGTGAAGCTGAACATCAACGGGGAGACGGTCCACACGGCGCACGAGGGGAACGGCCCGGTGAACGCGCTCGACGGGGCGGTGCGGAAGGCGCTGAACCCGCTCTTTCCGCAGCTCGAGCGGGTGAAGCTGGTGGACTACAAGGTGCGGATTCTCGACAGCCAGTCGGCGACGGGGGCACGCGTGCGGGTGCTCATTGAGAGCACGGACGGGACGCGGCACTGGACGACGGTGGGCTCATCGACGGACATCATCGAGGCGAGCTGGCTCGCGCTGGCCGATGCGCTGGAGTACGCGCTGACGACCGAGGGGTGAGCGGCGGGATGCCCGGTGCGGTAGGCTGAGGCGCGTGATCCTGCTGCTCTACGGAGGCGACGAGGCGGCCATCCGCCGGCGGCTGCGCGAACTGAAGGAGCAGGCCGACGGCGGGACGGGCATGCTCGTCCATAACTTCACGGAGATCGACGGGCGGGATGCGAAGCCGGCCGACGTGGCGGCGCCGGCGATGGCGCCGCCCTTTCTTGCGCCGCTGCGGCTGGTGGTGGTGGAGAACCTGCTGGCGCGGTTCGAGCCGCGGGGCGGGGCACGGGGTTCGCGCTCAGCCGGCGCGTGGGCGGAGCTGCCGGCGCTGCTGGAGAAGGTGCCGGAGTCCTCGGCGGTGGTATTCGTCGGGCGGCCGTTCCTTGCGGAGCAGCAGATGCGGCAGGTGACGGATGCGAACCCGCTGGTGCAGCTCATCAAGAAGGTGCCGGGCGTGCAGGCGGAGCACTATCCGGCGCTCACGAAGCAGCAGGACCGGGTGCGGTACATCCGGGAGGAGGCGAGCATCCGGGGGATCCGGTTCCGGAGCGGCGCGCCGGCGCGGGAGGAGTTGCAGCCCGGGGAGGAGCCGCCGCCCGAGACCGACCCGGTGGCGTACCTAGCGAATACGCTCGGCGGCAACACGCTGCTGATTGCGAACGAGCTGGACAAGCTCGCGCTCTGGGCGATGGGGCGGGAGGTTTCGGTGCTGGATGTGATGCGGGTGTGCGCGGGCGAGCGGGAGCCGGACCACTTCCGGATGGTGGATGCGCTGATGGACGGCGACCTGGGGACGGCGCTCGACCTGCTGCGGCGGCGGCTGGCCCTGGGGGAGTCGCAGCAGGGGATTCTCGGGGCGGTGTTCGAGCGGTACCGGTCGCTCGGGGCGCTGGCCGCGCTGCTGGAGGAAGGGGCAAGCGAGGAGGAGATCGACCGCCAGCTGGGGAATGTGGCGCGGTACCAGAACCTGAAGCAGGCGGCCGTGCAGCGGGCGCGGAGGCACGGCACGGCGGCGGTGCGGGAGGCGTTCGCCATCCTGGTGGAGGCGGACCGGGCGCACAAGACGAACGAGATGGACGAGGACGTGGCGCTGGAGGTGGCGTTTGCCCGGCTGGCGCGGCTGGCGCCGGTGCGGGGGCCGCTGGCTGCGGGGCGGCGGCGTTAGCCGGCGGTGTCCTGCCAGATGGGGTTGTAGCAGGCGACGCGGCGGTTGCCCTCCCCGGCCGGCTCGAGGGGCGGCGGGGGCGCTTCACGGCAGCGGCTGAGCGCTTTGCTGCAGCGGGGAAGGAAGGGGCAGCGGGCGGCGGGTGCGGTCATCTCGGGCGGGCTGCCGGGGATCTGGTGGAGATGGGCCCGGACGCCGTCGACGCGGGGAAGCGTGGCGAGGAGGCCGTGGCTGTACGGATGGAGCGGGCGGCGCAGGATGTCGCGCACGGGGCCTTCTTCGACGATGCGGCCGGCGTACATGACGGCGACGCGGTCGGCGACCTGGGCGACGACGCCGAAGTCGTGGGTGACGAGGAGGACGGCGGTGCCGCGCTCGGCGCGGAGGCGTTCGAGCTGGTAGAGGATCTGGGCCTGGACGGTGACATCGAGGGCGCTGGTGGGCTCATCGGCGATGAGGAGCTGCGGGTCGAGGGCGGTGGCGATGCCGATCATGACGCGCTGACACATGCCGCCGGAGAGCTGGAAGGGGTAGGAGCGGGCGATGCGCTCGGGCTCAGCGAGACCGACGCGGTAGAGGAGGTCGACGGCCTGGCGGCGGGCCTCCCTGCGGCCGAGGTCGAGGTGGCTGGTGAGGATTTCGGCGACCTGGCTGCCGATATCGATAACGGGGTTCAGGCCGGCGACGGGGTCCTGGAAGATCATGGCGATGCGGCGGCCGCGGTAGCTGCGGAGTTCGGCATCGGGGAGGGCGAGGAGGTTGGTCCCGGCGAGGGAGATGGCGCCGGCGGTGATGGCGGCCTCGGCGGGCAGGAGGCGGGGAATGGCGAGACCGACGGTGGACTTGCCGGAGCCGGATTCGCCGACGATGGCGAGGAGTTCGCCGGGCTGGAGGGCGAAGGAGACGCCGGAGACGGCGTAGACGGTGGCATCCCGGGCGCGGTATTCGACGGAGAGGCCGCGCACATCGAGGAGCGGTTGGGCCATGTGCTCCTGCCGGCAGCCGAGGGTCCCCCGGCGGGTGGTGATTCAGGACAGTCTAATCGCTCGGCCGGAAGGAGGAGATGAAGCGGCCCTGGATTTCGACGTTGTCGGGGGTGGTGTAGATGGGCTCCATGGTGCTGTTGGCGGGCTGGAGCCGGATGCGGCCGTTTTCGCGGTAGATGCGCTTGAGGGTCACTTCGCCGCGGTCCTTGAGCCAGACGGCGACGCGGTCGCCGTCGTCGGCGGTGCGGACGGGTTCGAGGAAGACGATGTCGCCGTCGTCGATGAGGTCTTCGATCATGGATGTGCCGCGGACGCGGAGGGCGAAGACGTTGGTGCGGCCGCGGACCATGTCTTCGGTGACGGCGAGGACCTCTTCGGCGTCGGCGGCCCAGCGGTCGGAGGAGGGGACGGGGATGGGCTGGCCGGCGGCGATGGTGCCGAGGAGGGGGACTTCGATGATGCGGGGGCGGCGGCCGCGGGCGCCGAGGAGTTCGATGCCGCGGGAGATTTCGCGGTCG
It encodes:
- the rplJ gene encoding 50S ribosomal protein L10 — encoded protein: MPTPRKVAMLAEVKDRMARASVAVSADYRGLTVAQITELRRALRPTGAEVKVVKNTLAAMAAKEAGRAEMAEIVKGPTAIVFGFEDPIGPVKAFTEHLRSKRLNIEVHGGWLEGRVLSRAEVESLATMPPKEQLIADVVSKLQSPLYQFSGLLQSTIRNFAGLIDARAKQLESA
- the rdgB gene encoding RdgB/HAM1 family non-canonical purine NTP pyrophosphatase produces the protein MAKEPGSRRIVLATNNPGKVREFRRLLEPAGWAVLTPRELGVEFTVEEDGTSYAENAAKKAQACADATGMLALADDSGIEVDALGGGPGIYSARFGGPGLDDAGRTRLLLERLAGVPEGQRTARYRAVVALAWPRSAGRPPVTFEGVEEGRIGLEPRGERGFGYDPVFLVEDGRTQAELTDEEKDAISHRGKAVRAAIAWLEAEGEG
- a CDS encoding cation:proton antiporter, whose product is MDDFSLITSIAIALGLAAVGGFAARLLRLSPIVGYLAAGLVISPATPGYSADSAAIQQLANIGVIFLMFGVGLHFNLSDLLSVRTIAIPGAIIQVFAATAVGTGIGLAFGLPWREALVLGLAISIASTVILIRTLEDRGLMGTIHARVVIGWLIAQDIITVIILAVLPTLQPGENGAFWQDLALALGRAALFVVIMLVVGARLLPLLLSVVARTGSRELFVLAFVAAALGIAASAAAFGLSIALGAFIAGVAVSETETSHQVAADVVPLRDAFAVLFFVSVGILLDPDVVRANKPLFLAILLSVLFVNAAIAFVTAAIFPFSGRTALVVGAGLAQLGEFTFIVGSEGMREGLMTEETYAIILAVAAISIVVNPLAFRTLDPIEAVLRRLGPIWRFVDRQGEIPEPRLPRSGHVVIVGYGRVGELTGHALSQLGIPFAVVEINLERARTLNAAGIPTIWGDAGTREVLERTGIEHARAVVITVPEESSAFVATAAARALNPAVPILVRARTGGEIRPLCELGANEVIVPEYEGGLEIMRQTLVYLGFDAQEALHLSNAVRDIHYQAEAFDHPI
- the lipA gene encoding lipoyl synthase produces the protein MERATARPPWLKVRFPAGGRFGELLALMRESELHTVCEEARCPNIGECWGRGTATFMILGDTCTRSCGFCAVKTGRPGTLDTDEPRRVALAIQRMGLRHAVITSVNRDELPDGGARMFAETIRWGRRLSPGTTFEVLIPDFKGDEAALATVMAARPEILNHNTETVPRLYRTVRPQAVYERSLRVLRRAKELDPGALTKSGLMVGLGETREELLAVFRDLAANGVDILTVGQYLQPTPAHLPIVRYYEPREFEELKAEALAMGFRHVEAGPLVRSSYHAEEQAVAARDAGADAGMIPLTVRRADAPA
- the cimA gene encoding citramalate synthase yields the protein MPTDRVQLYDTTLRDGSQMEGISLSVEDKIRITKKLDELGFEWIEGGFPGSNPKDAEYFRRLRDVKLRHAKVSAFGGTRKPNTTCETDANIQSMVAADTPGVTLVGKASLYQVTDILETTPEENLAMIADTVRYFKQLGKTVFFDAEHFFDGFYGDPDYSLQCLVTAARAGADALVLCDTNGGMTTRRMLQAIEAVQQRVKDVRLGIHLHNDAGLAVANSLHAVEAGVWQVQGCVNGYGERCGNADILTVAADLKLKYGIDVLDDEQLARLTEVANYVAELANMALNPQTPYVGASAFAHKAGYHVAGIIKDERAYQHVDPALVGNRSRVLVSELSGQRNLLMKLKEVGLDFLSQDEIKQLLELVKEREAQGYQYEGAEASFEMLVRRSLPGYRAPFELEDFVIVERRRVRKGDGANEMLAEAMVKLNINGETVHTAHEGNGPVNALDGAVRKALNPLFPQLERVKLVDYKVRILDSQSATGARVRVLIESTDGTRHWTTVGSSTDIIEASWLALADALEYALTTEG
- a CDS encoding enoyl-CoA hydratase/isomerase family protein, whose translation is MFPTGSFRGFDIRLEPPGIAVITFNQPERLNGLAQPIKRDLIEAITQAQMDDRVRVLLFTGSGRAFCAGDDITGRPLPEGPALVPDIFPGHREEIGTYNGLRVLSQSLNTAIRNLDKLTIAAINGVAIQSGLSLALACDFRIASTEARLGSATLRFGLLPDEGGHALLVQLLGVARAMDFLMRKRIVSGAEALELGLVHELCEPAELMDRAMALARELAEGPQVAMRLLKRSLYLAAESTWAQALEDIAARTAISDHHPDAREGVAAFRERRTPRFNAWLEGR
- a CDS encoding sensor histidine kinase; this translates as MTEEWPPEPDAETLRRETMGAFAHEIRTPLTSIRMVMELAKRSADADGGLRLDRELAEMLAASVDDLQQLADDLQEMSRLERGKLALAPGPCDLAAAVSAAGELLGGSPAIEGEAPPAVEGPWDAGRLVRALAGLARSANRMGDGSGTVRLTCRVEPGQAVVEFASGRPGGEERPIAADAGFAFFRARQLVVAMGGSVHCERRDRFARVAAVLPLGGPGGRGGG
- a CDS encoding zinc-binding dehydrogenase, whose amino-acid sequence is MVLRGRQLAIETVDVPRPGPGQVLARVRACGICGSDLHAAKYLDDMIEAARRSGSAQWDAAAEGAGIVMGHEFVAEVVEAGPGAEAWAPGTRVTSIPVLLDPASPTGMSAIGYSAKYPGAYGEYVLMSAPLLLRVPDTLPDTVAATTEPCAVGLHAVREARMQPGETALVMGAGPIGLMTLLWLKHEGVQHVAVSELSPERRALAGRLGADLVIDPRETPALEAIQAATGRPAPPVAFECIGVQGTLQQAMDLVDRMGRVIVVGVCMQEDRILPLVGINKQLTLKFVLGYTPAEYAEALQALGSGAIDTAPMITRTVTLDELPAAFDALADPRDCKVVLVPGQS
- a CDS encoding response regulator, whose product is MKILLAEDERTISRLIRQVLTNNGHEVTWCASGREAVELLERERFDLVLLDLHLADGDGMRVVAAIEAASEPGPPVVLMTGEGVLDADDPRTRRVATILPKPFDLNELERAVNSFVA
- the rplL gene encoding 50S ribosomal protein L7/L12, producing the protein MASKVEEVLEIIKGMTILELRDLNKAIEEEFGITAAAPMVVAAGAAPAAGAAPAAAAEEEKTEFNVILKSFGDNKINVIKAIREVISGLGLKEAKDLVEAAPTKVKEGIGKEEAETIKKKLTEAGAVVEIE